GAAAGGGCGGTGAGTTAAGCCGCTTCTCCAACGGGCCAAGATACATGGTGCCTTTTACCGGAATCGAACCGATGACCTCATCCTTACCATGGATGCGCTCTACCTACTGAGCTAAAAAGGCATTTGGTGCGGTCGAGAAGACTCGAACTTCCACGGGGAAACCCCACACGCCCCTCAAGCGTGCGCGTCTGCCATTCCGCCACGACCGCATATAATTACTAGTAGAAATGGAGCGGAAGACGGGATTCGAACCCGCGACCCTCGCCTTGGCAAGGCGATGCTCTACCCCTGAGCCACTTCCGCGAAATGGTGAGCCATGAAGGACTTGAACCTTCGACACCCTGATTAAAAGTCAGGTGCTCTACCAACTGAGCTAATGGCTCATACCTGCCTAGCGACGTCCTACTCTCCCGGGACCCTGCGGTCCAAGTACCATCGGCGCTGGAGAGCTTAACTTCTGTGTTCGGGATGGAAACAGGTGTGGCCTCTCCGCCATCATCACTAGACTGTATGAAAAACTATGGTGGGCCCAAGAAGATTCGAACTTCCGACCTCACGATTATCAGTCGTGCGCTCTAGCCAACTGAGCTATGGGCCCTCATCAAACATGTTGTAAAAGTGGCGGAGCTGACGGGATTCGAACCCGCGGTCTTCCGCGTGACAGGCGGACATGTTAGGCCACTACACCACAGCTCCGAGTTCAAGAAAAAATCTGGTGGAGGTTGACGGGATCGAACCGCCGACCCTCTGCTTGTAAGGCAGATGCTCTCCCAGCTGAGCTAAACCTCCACACTTGGTGACCCGTACGGGATTCGAACCCGTGAATGCCGCCTTGAAAGGGCGGTGAGTTAAGCCGCTTCTCCAACGGGCCAAGATACATGGTGGAGAATAGCGGATTCGAACCGCTGACCCCCTGCTTGCAAGGCAGGTGCTCTACCAACTGAGCTAATCCCCCGTGAAAAAAATGGCGCGCCCTGAGAGATTCGAACTCCCGGCCTTTTGATTCGTAGTCAAACGCTCTATCCGGCTGAGCTAAGGGCGCATCTATAAGGTTTTGAAAAGTGGTGGGCCCAAGAAGATTCGAACTTCCGACCTCACGATTATCAGTCGTGCGCTCTAGCCAACTGAGCTATGGGCCCGTGTCTAGCAGTGGTACAAGTGGTGGAGGTTGACGGGATCGAACCGCCGACCCTCTGCTTGTAAGGCAGATGCTCTCCCAGCTGAGCTAAACCTCCATCTTGGTGACCCGTACGGGATTCGAACCCGTGAATGCCGCCTTGAAAGGGCGGTGAGTTAAGCCGCTTCTCCAACGGGCCAAGAATACATGGTGCCTTTTACCGGAATCGAACCGATGACCTCATCCTTACCATGGATGCGCTCTACCTACTGAGCTAAAAAGGCATCTGGTGGAGAATAGCGGATTCGAACCGCTGACCCCCTGCTTGCAAGGCAGGTGCTCTACCAACTGAGCTAATCCCCCAGATTTGAAACAATGGTGCGGTCGAGAAGACTCGAACTTCCACGGGGTAACCCCCACACGCCCCTCAAGCGTGCGCGTCTGCCATTCCGCCACGACCGCATCTTATATAGAAGGAAAAATGGTGAGCCATGAAGGACTTGAACCTTCGACACCCTGATTAAAAGTCAGGTGCTCTACCAACTGAGCTAATGGCTCATGTTCACCATCGTTGTCTTTCGTTTCGTCGTCGTCACTCTCTCGCGGCGACAGGTGTTATCTTACCACGCGGCCCGCACACGTTCAACGCACTCTACCCGACAAACTCCGACAAATATTGACCTACAGAAAAACCATATCCTCCATACTTTCCGATTCTCCTGTTTTCGCAGATTTACTCCCTTTTACGCATCCCAAACCACCAACCCGGAGAACGAAAAAAAGGCCCGATCTTCCGAAGAAGATCGAGCCTTTGTACCCCAAAAACGTATGGTGCCTTTTACCGGAATCGAACCGATGACCTCATCCTTACCATGGATGCGCTCTACCTACTGAGCTAAAAAGGCAAATGGTGCAGCCATTCCACCACGACCGCATATTTAATAGTAGAAATGGAGCGGAAGACGGGATTCAAACCCGCGAACAGGATGTAAAGTGGTGGTGACCCGTACGGGATTCGAACCCGTGAATGCCGCCTTGAAAGGGCGGTGAGTTAAGCCGCTTCTCCAACGGGCCAAGATATATGGTGGAGAATAGCGGATTCGAACCGCTGACCCCCTGCTTGCAAGGCAGGTGCTCTACCAACTGAGCTAATCCCCCGTGTAAAAATGGCGCGCCCTGAGAGATTCGAACTCCCGGCCTTTTGATTCGTAGTCAAACGCTCTATCCAGCTGAGCTAAGGGCGCATGGTGAGCCATGAAGGACTTGAACCTTCGACACCCTGATTAAAAGTCAGGTGCTCTACCAACTGAGCTAATGGCTCGTGTTCTTGGTGACAGGAGTTATCTTATCACGCAGCCGGTGCACGTTCAACGTACTCCAGTCGACAAACTCCGACAAATCGCATCATCCGCTTCCCACACATCCTCCACTCTCGCGAATCCTCCACATTGCACCCGTTCTCTCTACCTCCCGAGACTCCCTTCAACCCCCAATGAACGCAAAAAAGGCCCGATCTTCGCAAGAAGATCGGGCCTTTTTCTAGTTGCCTAGCGACGTCCTACTCTCCCGGGACCCTGCGGTCCAAGTACCATCGGCGCTGGAGAGCTTAACTTCTGTGTTCGGGATGGAAACAGGTGTGGCCTCTCCGCCATCATCACTAGATCATCTATATAGAATGGTGGGCCCAAGAAGATTCGAACTTCCGACCTCACGATTATCAGTCGTGCGCTCTAGCCAACTGAGCTATGGGCCCCCAGACAACAGGGAAATCTATGGAGCGGAAGACGGGATTCGAACCCGCGACCCTCGCCTTGGCAAGGCGATGCTCTACCCCTGAGCCACTTCCGCATGGGTATTTGTACTATTTTGTAAATGGTGGCTCGGGACGGAGTCGAACCGCCGACACGTGGATTTTCAGTCCACTGCTCTACCAACTGAGCTACCGAGCCGTATTTTAATTCTGTAAAATAAGTGGCGGAGCTGACGGGATTCGAACCCGCGGTCTTCCGCGTGACAGGCGGACATGTTAGGCCACTACACCACAGCTCCGAGTTCAAGGATGAACGAGTGTCGACGTGCGGCAGGACGCCGCTGCTCTTAGTCGACCTGTCCTTTAAAAAATCTGGTGGAGGTTGACGGGATCGAACCGCCGACCCTCTGCTTGTAAGGCAGATGCTCTCCCAGCTGAGCTAAACCTCCATCTTGGTGACCCGTACGGGATTCGAACCCGTGAATGCCGCCTTGAAAGGGCGGTGAGTTAAGCCGCTTCTCCAACGGGCCAAGATACATGGTGCCTTTTACCGGAATCGAACCGATGACCTCATCCTTACCATGGATGCGCTCTACCTACTGAGCTAAAAAGGCATGGTGGAGAATAGCGGATTCGAACCGCTGACCCCCTGCTTGCAAGGCAGGTGCTCTACCAACTGAGCTAATCCCCCAGATAAAACATGGTGCGGTCGAGAAGACTCGAACTTCCACGGGGAAACCCCACACGCCCCTCAAGCGTGCGCGTCTGCCATTCCGCCACGACCGCATATATTATATAGTAGAAATGGAGCGGAAGACGGGATTCGAACCCGCGACCCTCGCCTTGGCAAGGCGATGCTCTACCCCTGAGCCACTTCCGCGAAAACATGGTGAGCCATGAAGGACTTGAACCTTCGACACCCTGATTAAAAGTCAGGTGCTCTACCAACTGAGCTAATGGCTCATGTTCACCGTGTGTCTTTCGTTTCGTCGTCGTCACTCTCTCGCGGCGACAGGTGTTATCTTAACATGAGTTGATTCGACATCTCAACACGCATATTCGACTCCATTTCGACAAAAACAGACTGTATACCCCATTCTATGAAACTATCACGCCGAAACGATAGGATACACACTCTATCTCCCTCTTACAACGTTTCACATGGAACAATGTCGAAACCACCGCCTTTTGATGCGAAAAAAGCCTCTGCCCGTGACGGGACAGAGGCTCTTTTTCACAGAACGCGATCCAAAAGGTCCATGATATGCACCGCTTCCATCTGCCCTTCACACCCAGCGCGCTGGATGCCTTTGCGCATCTGGAGCAAGCAGCCTGGGTTGGACGTGACGACTAAGTGAGCGGAGGTCGATTTGACGTTCTCCATCTTCTCGTCGAGGACTTCCATCGACATGTCGAAATTGGTGATGTTGTAGATGCCCGCCGATCCGCAACATCGGTCGGCCTCCATCATCTCCACATATTCCACACCCGGAATGCTGCGCAAAAGTTGTCGAGGCTGCGCGCGAACACCTTGACCGTGAGCGAGATGGCAGGAGTCTTGGTAGGTGATCCGCACGCCCGGCAACTCTCCGCGAAACTCCAACGCAGAAAAAAGTTCTGCCGCCAATTCATTCGCATCGCGGCACTTCGCGACGAACTTCATCGCCCGTTCCTGCCACTGCGGGTCGTCGTGGAACCAGTGGTGATATTCTTTGAGCGCCGCCCCGCAGCCGCCGGCGTTGTTGACGATGAGATCGACGCCTGCCGCTTCGAATGCCTCTATATTGCGTTTCGCCAGTTCCTTTGCACCGTTTTGCTCACCGGAGTGAGCATGGAGAGCGCCGCAACACGCTTGCTCTTCGACAAAAACAACTTCACAGCCCGCCTTGGTCAGTACTCTCGCCGTGGCTTGGTTGGTCTCAAAAAACATGACGTCCATGATACAGCCTTTGAACATCCCAACGCGCAGATTTTGGGAGGCGTCTGGTTCGGGATGTATCACAGACTCCCTTTTCATCCGTTGCCAAGGAGAAGCTACTTGATCCACAGCCGATTGCATCTCCCGCATCGGGCGCGGGAGGAGGTTGATCAGGCCCATTTTGTTTGCGAGCTTCTGAAGCCCGAGTGTTTGGGACGCCCAGAGCATCGTGCCCAAGCGGTCGATGCGGTCCGGATTCGGAAAGATTTCCTCAAACAACAAGTCGCGCAAGAACGAATGTTCGCCTATGTCCTTCTTGTTCCTTTCCACCACGTCGCGGGCGGTTTCGAGAAGCGAGCCATAGGGAACGCCCGCCGGACAAGCCGTCTCACATGCACGGCATCCGAGGCAGAGGTACATGTTGTCCTCGAACTCGGCGTCCACGTTAAGTTGCCCATCGACGACTCCTTTCATCAACGCGATACGACCGCGTGGAGAAGCCGATTCCTTGCCGGTTTGGCGGTAGGTCGGACAGGCGGGCAGGCAGAATCCGCACTGCATGCAGTTCAGGATCTCCTCCCTGTCGAAATTGTCGAGAAGTTGAATGAGATTAGGATTAGGCATGGTTGTGTTCGTGTGTGCAGGCATGCGTTTTCACCACCACTCTGCGTCGATCGCTTTTTGCAAACATTTTGCCGGGGTTCATGATCCCGTGCGGGTCGAACGCTTCTTTGATCCGTTTCATGAGTTCGATGCCGGACGGACCGACTTTGAGATCGAGGAACCCCGCCTTCGCCATCCCGACCCCGTGTTCGCCGGTGATCGTGCCGCCCAATTTGATGGCCGCGTGAAAAATTTCTTCAAACGCTTGCTCGACACGGTGAATCTCCTCGAGATCGCGCTCGTCCGTCAAGCACGTCGGATGCAAATTGCCGTCTCCGGCGTGGCCGAACGTACAGATTTGCAGGTTGTATTTTCGAGCGATCACGTCCACTTGCTCGACCATTTCGGCGAGGTGGGCACGCGGAACCGTTGCGTCCTCGAGGATCGTCGTCGGCTTCACGCGAGCCAATGCAGAGAGTGCGGCGCGGCGGGCAGCCATGAGTTTGGCGCCCTCTTCGACCGTTTGCGCCAGACGAACTTCGGTGGCACCCTCTCCCCGACAAATGTCTGCCATGCGGGCGATGTCTTGCTCGACTTGCAAGTCCGTCCCGTCCTGCTCGATGATCAACATTGCCTTCATATCGAGAGGCAGCCCGATGCGAGCGAAGTCCTCGACGACCTCCATCGTCGCTTGGTCGAGGAATTCCATCGTCGCCGGAATGATCTTGGACGCGATGATTCGTTGGACACTTCGAGCCGCGTCAGACAGGCTCTGGTAGTACGCGACCATCGTCTGTTTCGCAGGCGGCAAAGGCAGGAGTTTTGCCGTAATTTCGGTGACGACGGCCAGCGTCCCTTCGGAGCCGACGAGCAATTTCGTCACATCGTACCCTGCGACGTCCTTCGCATTTTTGCCCCCGAAGCGGACGACTTCCCCGCCGGGGAGAACCGCCTCGATTCCCATGATATAGTCCTTGGTCACGCCATATTTCAGACCGCGCATGCCTCCCGCGCACTCGGCGACATTGCCGCCCATCGTGGAAATTCGCATGCTTCCGGGGTCAGGTGGATAGAACAAACCCACCGCTTCGACCGCTTTATGCAAATCGGCTGTGATCAGCCCCGGTCCGAATGTAGCGGTGAGATTCTCTTGATCAATTTCATGCAACCGCCCCAAACGGTTCGTCACCAGCACAATTCCGCCCTCTGTGGGAACCGTGCCTCCACAGAGATTCGTACCGGAACCTCGGGAGACGATCGGAATTCGATACTGGTTGGCGACTTTCAACACCGCCGCCACTTCCTCGACGGAACTCGGCATGACAACGGCGTCCGGCATCGCTTGATACAGCGGCGTGGCATCATAAGAATAGGTGTACAAGTCATGGGGTGAATCCATCATCCAGCGGTCGCCGACGATGGCTCGCAACTGGCTTTTGATCTCCGTATTCATAAAAGGGAGCACGCTCCTCGTCTTCTTTTTGTTCATAAATATCTGTAAATTCAATCTATCACAACACAACTGAAAAAACAAAAAAGACTCGATCCGCCGAGGAATCGAGTCTTTTTTTCGGCCCCTGTTGGCCCCATCTCTTACGGTCTTCGCCCGACACGCTCTTGGTCCTTGCCTCGGCGGGTGCGTCCCGTGGTGCTCAGCGGGCGCGACGGGCGTCTCGTCTGTTTTGGGGCGAAGGCCCTCAACAGGCCGACGTGGTTGTTGCGTGCGAGCTGCAATTGCTTGTACAGCGCTTTGAAGATTTGAGCCGTGTTGCGGGCATCGTCGACGGCGCTGTGGTGTGCTCCGATCGGCTTGAGCTGCAGCGCTTCGAGCGCTTCCATGAGTCCGGTTTGGTTCTTGACTTCTTGGAGCCGTCCGAACTCCGCTTGCAGGTCGTTGTAATTGCGCAGCCAATCGAGAGGGACATGGTGCATCTTGCAGTTCTGAATCAGCGTGCGAATGTCGGTCGGACCCCAGGTCAGCAAGAAATACTCTTCCTCGCCGATCCACTTGAGGAACTGTTTCCAGACTTTCGCAAAGTCCTCCGACGTCCGCACGTCTTCCGGTTTGATCTTCGTCATGCGGACGGTGCGTTTGTTGAGCATCCGCGCTCGCTTGGGTCGGACAAAAGAGGCAAATTGGTCACATTCCGTCAGATCGCGATCCAACTTCACCGCCCCGATGGAGATAACCTCCGGGATCTGCCCCTTGGCGAACGTCGCCACCCATTCTAAGTCAAAGATGATGAACTTCATCCTCTCACCTCCCAAGACACTTCTAGTTTGCCACGCAAAAAAAGACCTAATCCACGAAGGATCAGGTCTTTCTCGTCTTCAAGGCAGAAGTTCCACCATGTTGTGATACGTTTCCGGACGGCGGTCTCTGTAAAACTGCCAGAGATCGCGAACTTCGTGCATTTTGTTTTTGTCCATTTCCGCCACGATGATCTCGTCTTGGTCACGAGAGCCCACCGCCACGAATTGGCCCCGCGGGTCGACGAGGTACGATTGGCCGTAGAATTCGCCCATGTTCCAAGGAGCTTCTACGCCGACTCGGTTGATGGCGGCGACATAGTAGCCGTTGGCGACCGCATGCGCCGGTTGCTCCAATTTCCACAAGTATTCGGACAGCCCGGCCACTGTCGCAGAAGGGTTGAAGATGATCTCCGCCCCGTTGAGCCCAAGCAGTCGAGCGCCCTCCGGGAAGTGGCGGTCGTAGCAGATGTAGACGCCGACTTTGGCAAAGGCCGTATCGAACACCGGATAGCCCAAGTTGCCCGGTTTGAAGTAGAACTTCTCCCAGAACCCGTGCCCTTCTTCGCCGACCGCCACATGCGGGATGTGCTGTTTGCGGTATTTGCCAAGGTAGGAACCGTCTGCGTCGATCACGGCGGCCGTGTTGTAGTAGATGCCGACGCCCGCTTTTTCATAGACCGGGAGGATGATGACGACGCCGAGTTCCTTCGCCAAGTCTTGGAAGAGGCGCGTCGTCGGGCCGTTCGGGACTTCCTCCGCCGATTCGTACCATTTCGGATTCTGTTCGGCGCAGAAGTACGGGCCGTAAAAAATTTCTTGCAGGCAGATGATTTGCGCCCCTCTGTTGGCTGCCTCGCGCACGAGGCCGATGTGTTTTTCGATCGCTTTTTCCTTGTGAACGGCGACCGGTGCGTCACCGTGGACGTCGTTTTTTGCTTGAATCAAGCCGATTTTGACTTTATAGGACATGGGGTTGCTCCTCCTTTAGCGTCGGGGATGCGCCGAATTTGTGACGCTTGATAAAACGTCCGTTGCCCTTCGTGCCGACGAATTTTTTGTCCCGGATGACGAATTCGCCGCGTGCCAGCACCGAGACGACCTCGCCGTGGACTTCCTTGCCTTCAAACGGGTTGTAGTCGACGTTCATGTGGTGCGTTTTGGCGGAGATCGTGCGCGTGACGTTCGGGTTGAACAGGACGATGTCGGCGTCAGACCCGACGGCGATCGTCCCTTTTTGCGGGAACATACCGAAGAGTTTGGCCGCTTTGGTGGAGGTGATGTCCACGAATTGGTTCAGCGAGATTCGTCCCTTGTGGACGCCTTCGGAGTAGACCACGCTGAAGCGGTCTTCGATCAGCGGGCCGCCGTTGGGGATCTTGGTGAAGTCGTTGCGACCGAGTTCTTTTTGCCCTTTGAAGTTGAACGAGCATTGGTCGGAGCCGATGGTTTGCAGGATTCCGTTTTTCAACGCGCTCCAGAGCACCTCTTGGTGCCAGGCTTCACGGAGCGGCGGGGACCAGACGTATTTGGCTCCTTCGAAACCGGGGCGTGCCAGTTCGGAGATGTCGAGCGTGAGGTATTGGGGGCAGGTTTCACCGTAGACGTTCAGGCCCTTCTCTCGCGCTTCTGCGATGCGTTGTACCGCTTCGGCGCACGAGACGTGGACGACGTAGAGCTGGGATCCGGCAAGGGCTGTGAGGGCAATGGCACGGCCCGTTGCTTCTCCCTCCGCCATCGGCGGGCGGGTCAGGGCGTGGTAGATCGGGTCGGTCTGTTCGTTCTCCAACGCCTCTTTGATCAGGAAGTCGATGACGTCGCCGTTTTCGGCATGCACTTGGATGAGGGCTCCGAGTTCCTTGGCACGGATCAGCGTTTTGAACAGCGTCTCGTCGTCCGCTTGGAATACGTTTTTATAAGCCATGAACACTTTCAGCGAAGTGACGCCCTCTTCGACGACGTCTTCCAGTTGGTGCAGGACGGCGTCGTTGGCTTCGGCGATCATGAGGTGGAAGCCGTAGTCGATCACCGCTTTGCCGTGCGCTTTGGCGTGCCAGGTATCAAGAGCTTCGCGAATCGACTGCCCCTTGGACGTCAAACAGAAGTCGATGATCGAAGTCGTCCCGCCAAAAGCGGCCGCACGCGTGCCTGTTTCAAAGTCGTCGGCTGTCGTCGTCCCGCCAAACGGCATGTCGAGATGCGTATGCGGGTCGATCCCGCCCGGAAACACATAGCATCCGCTCGCGTTGATCTCTTCGGCCCCCTCCGTTTCTTTGGAAAAAAGGGCTCCCGCTCCGATGGCGACGACTTTTTCTCCGTCGATCAAGATGTCCGCACGATACGTATCGGCCGCTGTGACGACGATGCCGCCGCGAATCAGTTTTTTGCTCACCTTACTTCACCCCCGATTGCAGTTGGTTCCAAGATTGCGGTTGTTTTTCGGTCGGGATTTCGACCATCTGGATCGTGCCGTCCACCGGGCAGACGATGGAGCAGAGATTGCAGCCGACACAATCGTCCTCGCGCACGACGAGCAGCTCGCGACCCGTATCCGGCTCTCGGACGCGGTCGATGCATTGGTGCGAGGTGTCTTCGCAGGAGATGTAGCATTTGTTGCAGTTGATGCAGGTGTCGTTGTTGATGCGGGCGACGACTTTGTAGTTCAGGTTGAGATCGCCCCAGTCGGAGTACGTGGCGACCGATTTGCCGACGAGGTCCATGACGGAGGGGAGCCCTTTTTGATCGAGATAGTGGTTGAGGCCGTCCTTCATGTCCTCGACGATGCGGAATCCGTGGTGCATGGCGGCGGTGCAGACTTGGAGCGAGCCTGCGCCCATCAGCAAGAATTCAACGGCGTCTTGCCAGTTTGAGATGCCGCCCATGCCGGAGATCGGGAGCGCGATTCGGGAGTCTCGCGCGCATTCCGCCACCATGTTCAAGGCGATCGGTTTGACGGCGGGACCGCAATAGCCTCCGTGTGCGCCTTTGCCGTCGACGTGCGGGTAAGGAAGCCACGAGTCGAGGTCAACGCCCATCAGCGAGTTGATGGTGTTGATCATGCTCACGGCATCGGCACCGCCTTGGCGAGCAGCACGTGCGGTGAATCGGATGTCGGTGATGTTCGGGGTCAGTTTGACGATGACGGGGGTCTGCGCCACTTCCTTGACCCATTCGGTTTGTTGGCGCACCATGTCGGGCTGTTGACCGGAGGCAGAGCCCATGCCGCGTTCCGCCATACCGTGCGGGCAGCCGAAGTTCAGTTCCAAACCGTCGACACCCACGGCTTCGACCGCTTTTACAATTTCGTGCCATGCTTCGCGCTTGGGTTGCACCATGAGCGAGACGATCAGCGTGTTGTGGGGAAACCTTTTCTTGGTTTCGGCGATCTCGCGCAAGTTGTCTTCCAGTGGACGGTCTGAGATCAATTCGATGTTGTTGAAACCGAGCACCCGTTGCCCGCCGCGATGAATGGCGGCGTAGCGGGAAGAGACGTTGAGCACGGGCTCGCCGAGCGTTTTCCAAACGACGCCGCCCCAGCCCGCTTCGAATGCGCGTTGCACTTGATAGCCGGAGTTGGTCGGAGGAGCGGATGCCAACCAGAACGGGTTGGGTGATTCGATACCGGCAAATTTGATCCGTAGGTCTGCCATGATTGCGCCTCCTCTGGCTTAGGACTGGACTTTTTGCGAGGTGAGTTGCGTGTGAACGGCGACGGCGGCGTCCTTGCCCTGTTGCACGGCGGTGACGACCATGGCGTCCGTTTTGCCGGTTTTGAAAATGAAATCGCCGATGGCGAAGACGTTCGGTTGCGATGTTCGGTACGTTCCCGATTCAACCAACGGGATGCCGTGTTCATGCTGAAGTTGGAAAGCGTCGATGAGGTGGGTCTGACGGGTTTGGCCGATCGCTTTGATGACGAAATCCAGTTCGAGGGTGAACTCGCTGCCTGCCACTTCTCGGGGTCGGCGGCGACCGCGCTCGTCAGGTTCGCCAAGTTCCATGCGGATGAGTTGAAGTCCGGTGACGCGGCCGTTCTCGCCCAAGATGCGTGTGGGTGCGACGAGCCAGCGGAACTCGACGCCGTCGTTTTTCGCGAATTCATATTCGAACTCGTAGGCGGTCATTTCGGCGACGGTGCGGCGGTAGAGAATTTTGACGTTGTCTGCGCCAAGTCGCGTAGAGCAGGTGGCGGCGTCGATGGCGGTGTTGCCCGCGCCGATCACGGCAACTTTTTTGCCAAGCAGGTGGTTGGTGAGCGGTTTGGTTTTCGTGTCTTCTACGAATTGCACGGCGTCGAGCACGCCTTGAAGGTCCTCGCCCTCGATGTTCAGCGCAGGAACGTATCCCATGCCGGCGGCGAGAATCACGGAGTCATGGTTGTCGAGTAAGTCTTGGGCGCTGACGTCCTCGCCGATTTTGGTTTCGAAGCAAAATTGCACGCCGAGCGCTTCGATCTGCTCGACTTCCCAAGCGACGACATCCTCCGGCAAGCGAAAGGAGACGATTCCGTAGGCGTTGAGTCCGCCCGCACGCGGTTTGGCTTCGTAGACGGTGACTAGATAGCCCAGACGCGCGAGATCGCGGGCTGCAGAGAGACCTGCGGGACCGGCACCGACGATGGCGATTTTTTTCCCATTGGGGTCTGCGGTTTTGAAGAGCGCAGTGTTCGGTTTGGTGTTTTCCATCGCCCAGTCGGTGGCGTGTCGTTGCAGGAGGCCGATCTGGATGGCTTTGGAAGCAGCCGGACCGTTGAGGACGCACGCTCCCTCGCACAGTTCAGACGTTGGGCAGACGCGCGCACAGCTCGCTCCGAGCGG
This genomic stretch from Tumebacillus amylolyticus harbors:
- a CDS encoding (Fe-S)-binding protein; amino-acid sequence: MPAHTNTTMPNPNLIQLLDNFDREEILNCMQCGFCLPACPTYRQTGKESASPRGRIALMKGVVDGQLNVDAEFEDNMYLCLGCRACETACPAGVPYGSLLETARDVVERNKKDIGEHSFLRDLLFEEIFPNPDRIDRLGTMLWASQTLGLQKLANKMGLINLLPRPMREMQSAVDQVASPWQRMKRESVIHPEPDASQNLRVGMFKGCIMDVMFFETNQATARVLTKAGCEVVFVEEQACCGALHAHSGEQNGAKELAKRNIEAFEAAGVDLIVNNAGGCGAALKEYHHWFHDDPQWQERAMKFVAKCRDANELAAELFSALEFRGELPGVRITYQDSCHLAHGQGVRAQPRQLLRSIPGVEYVEMMEADRCCGSAGIYNITNFDMSMEVLDEKMENVKSTSAHLVVTSNPGCLLQMRKGIQRAGCEGQMEAVHIMDLLDRVL
- a CDS encoding FAD-binding oxidoreductase codes for the protein MNTEIKSQLRAIVGDRWMMDSPHDLYTYSYDATPLYQAMPDAVVMPSSVEEVAAVLKVANQYRIPIVSRGSGTNLCGGTVPTEGGIVLVTNRLGRLHEIDQENLTATFGPGLITADLHKAVEAVGLFYPPDPGSMRISTMGGNVAECAGGMRGLKYGVTKDYIMGIEAVLPGGEVVRFGGKNAKDVAGYDVTKLLVGSEGTLAVVTEITAKLLPLPPAKQTMVAYYQSLSDAARSVQRIIASKIIPATMEFLDQATMEVVEDFARIGLPLDMKAMLIIEQDGTDLQVEQDIARMADICRGEGATEVRLAQTVEEGAKLMAARRAALSALARVKPTTILEDATVPRAHLAEMVEQVDVIARKYNLQICTFGHAGDGNLHPTCLTDERDLEEIHRVEQAFEEIFHAAIKLGGTITGEHGVGMAKAGFLDLKVGPSGIELMKRIKEAFDPHGIMNPGKMFAKSDRRRVVVKTHACTHEHNHA
- a CDS encoding 3'-5' exonuclease: MKFIIFDLEWVATFAKGQIPEVISIGAVKLDRDLTECDQFASFVRPKRARMLNKRTVRMTKIKPEDVRTSEDFAKVWKQFLKWIGEEEYFLLTWGPTDIRTLIQNCKMHHVPLDWLRNYNDLQAEFGRLQEVKNQTGLMEALEALQLKPIGAHHSAVDDARNTAQIFKALYKQLQLARNNHVGLLRAFAPKQTRRPSRPLSTTGRTRRGKDQERVGRRP
- a CDS encoding nitrilase-related carbon-nitrogen hydrolase, producing MSYKVKIGLIQAKNDVHGDAPVAVHKEKAIEKHIGLVREAANRGAQIICLQEIFYGPYFCAEQNPKWYESAEEVPNGPTTRLFQDLAKELGVVIILPVYEKAGVGIYYNTAAVIDADGSYLGKYRKQHIPHVAVGEEGHGFWEKFYFKPGNLGYPVFDTAFAKVGVYICYDRHFPEGARLLGLNGAEIIFNPSATVAGLSEYLWKLEQPAHAVANGYYVAAINRVGVEAPWNMGEFYGQSYLVDPRGQFVAVGSRDQDEIIVAEMDKNKMHEVRDLWQFYRDRRPETYHNMVELLP
- the hydA gene encoding dihydropyrimidinase → MSKKLIRGGIVVTAADTYRADILIDGEKVVAIGAGALFSKETEGAEEINASGCYVFPGGIDPHTHLDMPFGGTTTADDFETGTRAAAFGGTTSIIDFCLTSKGQSIREALDTWHAKAHGKAVIDYGFHLMIAEANDAVLHQLEDVVEEGVTSLKVFMAYKNVFQADDETLFKTLIRAKELGALIQVHAENGDVIDFLIKEALENEQTDPIYHALTRPPMAEGEATGRAIALTALAGSQLYVVHVSCAEAVQRIAEAREKGLNVYGETCPQYLTLDISELARPGFEGAKYVWSPPLREAWHQEVLWSALKNGILQTIGSDQCSFNFKGQKELGRNDFTKIPNGGPLIEDRFSVVYSEGVHKGRISLNQFVDITSTKAAKLFGMFPQKGTIAVGSDADIVLFNPNVTRTISAKTHHMNVDYNPFEGKEVHGEVVSVLARGEFVIRDKKFVGTKGNGRFIKRHKFGASPTLKEEQPHVL
- the preA gene encoding NAD-dependent dihydropyrimidine dehydrogenase subunit PreA — translated: MADLRIKFAGIESPNPFWLASAPPTNSGYQVQRAFEAGWGGVVWKTLGEPVLNVSSRYAAIHRGGQRVLGFNNIELISDRPLEDNLREIAETKKRFPHNTLIVSLMVQPKREAWHEIVKAVEAVGVDGLELNFGCPHGMAERGMGSASGQQPDMVRQQTEWVKEVAQTPVIVKLTPNITDIRFTARAARQGGADAVSMINTINSLMGVDLDSWLPYPHVDGKGAHGGYCGPAVKPIALNMVAECARDSRIALPISGMGGISNWQDAVEFLLMGAGSLQVCTAAMHHGFRIVEDMKDGLNHYLDQKGLPSVMDLVGKSVATYSDWGDLNLNYKVVARINNDTCINCNKCYISCEDTSHQCIDRVREPDTGRELLVVREDDCVGCNLCSIVCPVDGTIQMVEIPTEKQPQSWNQLQSGVK
- a CDS encoding NAD(P)-dependent oxidoreductase, which translates into the protein MSLQDNFKEVVPALKPKEAVDEANRCLFCYDAPCVQACPTGINIPSFIKKITTDNLLGSALTILDSNPLGASCARVCPTSELCEGACVLNGPAASKAIQIGLLQRHATDWAMENTKPNTALFKTADPNGKKIAIVGAGPAGLSAARDLARLGYLVTVYEAKPRAGGLNAYGIVSFRLPEDVVAWEVEQIEALGVQFCFETKIGEDVSAQDLLDNHDSVILAAGMGYVPALNIEGEDLQGVLDAVQFVEDTKTKPLTNHLLGKKVAVIGAGNTAIDAATCSTRLGADNVKILYRRTVAEMTAYEFEYEFAKNDGVEFRWLVAPTRILGENGRVTGLQLIRMELGEPDERGRRRPREVAGSEFTLELDFVIKAIGQTRQTHLIDAFQLQHEHGIPLVESGTYRTSQPNVFAIGDFIFKTGKTDAMVVTAVQQGKDAAVAVHTQLTSQKVQS